The following are encoded in a window of Arthrobacter antioxidans genomic DNA:
- the rhaI gene encoding L-rhamnose isomerase: MTVIDDITAELDQLAIEVPSWAYGNSGTRFKVFATPGTPRTVHEKIADAGMVHRLTGLAPSVALHIPWDTVDDYGSLAAHAGEHGVRLGTINSNTFQDDDYKFGSLTHSDAAVRNKAIDHMYECIEVMNVTGSRDLKIWLADGSNYPGQADMRSRQDWLQDSLRKVYDRLGEGQRLVLEYKFFEPAFYHTDVPDWGTSYAHCQQLGDKALVCLDTGHHAPGTNIEFIVAQLIRLGKLGSFDFNSRFYADDDLIVGAADPFQLFRIMAEVIRGGGLDPSGGIALMLDQCHNLEEKIPGQIRSVLNVQEMSARALLIDRPALTAAQEAGDVLGANALMMDAFYTDVRPALAQWRESKGLPADPMNAYRGSGYQDRINTERQGGRQAGWGA; the protein is encoded by the coding sequence ATGACTGTCATCGACGACATCACGGCAGAGCTGGACCAGCTCGCCATCGAGGTGCCCTCCTGGGCCTACGGCAATTCCGGGACCCGGTTCAAGGTCTTCGCGACGCCCGGCACGCCCCGCACCGTCCACGAGAAGATCGCCGACGCGGGCATGGTCCACCGGCTGACCGGCCTCGCCCCGAGCGTGGCCCTCCACATCCCCTGGGACACGGTGGACGACTACGGGAGCCTCGCCGCCCATGCCGGAGAGCACGGCGTGCGGCTCGGCACCATCAACAGCAACACGTTCCAGGACGACGACTACAAGTTCGGCAGCCTGACGCACAGCGACGCCGCCGTGCGGAACAAGGCGATCGACCACATGTACGAGTGCATCGAGGTCATGAACGTCACCGGCTCCCGGGACCTGAAGATCTGGCTGGCGGACGGCTCCAACTACCCGGGGCAGGCCGACATGCGGTCCCGGCAGGACTGGCTGCAGGACTCCCTCCGGAAGGTGTACGACCGCCTCGGCGAGGGCCAGCGGCTGGTGCTCGAGTACAAGTTCTTCGAGCCGGCGTTCTATCACACGGACGTCCCCGACTGGGGTACCTCCTACGCCCACTGCCAGCAGCTCGGCGACAAGGCCCTCGTCTGCCTCGACACGGGCCACCACGCGCCCGGGACCAACATCGAGTTCATCGTGGCGCAGCTGATCCGCCTCGGGAAGCTCGGCTCCTTCGACTTCAACTCGCGTTTCTACGCCGACGACGACCTGATCGTCGGGGCGGCGGACCCGTTCCAGCTGTTCCGCATCATGGCGGAGGTGATCCGCGGCGGCGGTCTGGACCCGTCCGGCGGGATCGCGCTCATGCTCGACCAGTGCCACAACCTCGAGGAGAAGATCCCGGGTCAGATCCGCTCGGTGCTGAACGTGCAGGAGATGTCGGCGCGCGCCCTGCTCATCGACCGCCCCGCCCTCACCGCGGCGCAGGAGGCCGGTGACGTCCTCGGCGCGAACGCCCTCATGATGGACGCCTTCTACACCGACGTCCGCCCTGCCCTTGCACAGTGGCGGGAGTCGAAGGGGCTCCCCGCGGACCCCATGAACGCATACCGCGGGAGCGGCTACCAGGACCGGATCAACACCGAGCGGCAGGGCGGCCGGCAGGCCGGATGGGGAGCATGA
- a CDS encoding bifunctional aldolase/short-chain dehydrogenase, with the protein MTVTTTQPTTATSTNRTVSELIARSNRLGADKRTTNYAGGNTSAKGTGVDPVTGEDVELLWVKGSGGDLGTLTESGLAVLRLDRLQALRSVYPGVEREDEMVAAFDYTLHGKGGAAPSIDTAMHGLVDAAHVDHLHPDSGIAVATAADGEALTRTIFGPKVVWVPWRRPGFQLGLDIAALKEANPEAIGTILGGHGITAWGERSAEAEANSLWIIEAAERYIAEHGRTEPFGPSLEGYAALPEEERRAKAAALAPTIRGLASTDRAQVGHFTDDPRVLDFLASTEHPRLGALGTSCPDHFLRTKVKPLILDLPADADVESCLLRLRELHAAYRADYAAYYDRHATPDSPAMRGADPAIVLVPGVGMFSYGATKQTARVAGEFYLNAINVMRGAEAISTYAPIEEGEKFRIEYWALEEAKLARMPKPKSHAGRIALVTGAASGIGKAIATRLAAEGACVVIADLDIASANGVADALGGPDVAIGVQADVTDPAQVLHAVNAAVLAFGGLDLVVNNAGLSISKPLLETTEKDWDLQHNVMAKGSFLMSQAAAKVLIEQDMGGDIIYISSKNSVFAGPNNIAYSATKADQAHQVRLLAAELGGYGVRVNGINPDGVVRGSGIFAGGWGAKRAAVYGVEEEKLGEYYAQRTLLKREVLPENVANAVAVLTSAELSHTTGLHIPVDAGVAAAFLR; encoded by the coding sequence ATGACAGTGACGACGACGCAGCCGACGACGGCCACCTCGACCAACCGGACCGTGAGCGAGCTCATCGCACGCTCCAACCGGCTCGGCGCCGACAAGCGCACCACGAACTACGCCGGCGGCAACACGTCCGCCAAGGGCACGGGCGTCGATCCGGTCACGGGCGAGGACGTCGAGCTGCTCTGGGTGAAGGGGTCCGGCGGGGACCTCGGGACGCTCACGGAGTCCGGGCTCGCCGTCCTGCGCCTGGACCGCCTTCAGGCGCTGCGCTCGGTGTACCCGGGCGTGGAGCGCGAGGACGAGATGGTCGCCGCCTTCGACTACACCCTGCACGGCAAGGGCGGGGCGGCGCCATCCATCGACACGGCGATGCACGGCCTCGTCGACGCGGCCCACGTGGACCACCTGCACCCCGACTCCGGGATCGCCGTCGCGACCGCGGCGGACGGCGAGGCCCTGACCCGTACGATCTTCGGACCGAAGGTGGTCTGGGTGCCCTGGCGGCGGCCCGGTTTCCAGCTCGGCCTCGACATCGCCGCCCTCAAGGAGGCGAACCCCGAAGCCATCGGCACCATCCTCGGCGGCCACGGCATCACCGCCTGGGGCGAGAGGTCCGCGGAGGCCGAGGCGAACTCCCTGTGGATCATCGAGGCGGCGGAGCGGTACATCGCAGAGCACGGCCGGACCGAGCCCTTCGGCCCCTCGCTCGAAGGGTATGCCGCGCTGCCCGAGGAGGAGCGCCGGGCGAAGGCCGCGGCCCTCGCCCCGACCATCCGCGGGCTCGCCTCCACCGACAGGGCGCAGGTGGGCCACTTCACCGACGACCCCCGCGTCCTCGACTTCCTCGCCTCCACCGAGCACCCGCGCCTCGGGGCGCTCGGGACCAGCTGCCCCGACCACTTCCTCCGCACCAAGGTCAAGCCGCTGATCCTCGACCTCCCCGCGGACGCCGACGTCGAGAGCTGCCTGCTGCGCCTGCGTGAACTGCACGCCGCGTACCGGGCGGACTACGCCGCCTACTACGACCGCCACGCGACGCCGGACTCCCCCGCGATGCGCGGCGCGGACCCGGCGATCGTGCTGGTGCCCGGCGTCGGCATGTTCTCCTACGGCGCCACCAAGCAGACCGCCCGCGTCGCCGGGGAGTTCTACCTCAACGCCATCAATGTCATGCGGGGCGCCGAGGCCATCTCGACCTACGCGCCGATCGAGGAGGGGGAGAAGTTCCGCATCGAGTACTGGGCCCTGGAGGAGGCCAAGCTCGCGCGGATGCCGAAACCGAAATCCCATGCGGGACGCATCGCCCTGGTGACGGGGGCGGCGTCGGGCATCGGCAAGGCCATCGCGACGCGCCTCGCAGCGGAGGGAGCGTGCGTGGTCATCGCGGACCTGGACATCGCCAGCGCGAACGGCGTCGCCGACGCACTCGGCGGGCCCGACGTCGCCATCGGCGTGCAGGCCGACGTCACCGATCCGGCCCAGGTGCTCCACGCCGTGAACGCCGCCGTACTGGCGTTCGGCGGGCTGGACCTCGTGGTCAACAACGCCGGCCTGTCCATCTCCAAACCCCTGCTCGAGACCACGGAGAAGGACTGGGACCTGCAGCACAACGTCATGGCGAAGGGGTCCTTCCTCATGTCGCAGGCCGCCGCGAAGGTGCTCATCGAGCAGGACATGGGCGGGGACATCATCTACATCTCCTCCAAGAACTCCGTGTTCGCCGGGCCCAACAACATCGCCTACAGCGCCACGAAGGCGGACCAGGCGCACCAGGTGCGGCTCCTCGCCGCCGAGCTCGGGGGGTACGGGGTGCGCGTCAACGGCATCAATCCCGACGGCGTGGTCCGCGGCTCCGGCATCTTCGCCGGCGGCTGGGGCGCCAAGCGGGCCGCCGTGTACGGCGTGGAGGAGGAGAAGCTGGGCGAGTACTACGCCCAGCGCACCCTGCTCAAGCGCGAGGTGCTCCCGGAGAACGTCGCCAACGCCGTCGCGGTCCTGACCTCCGCCGAGCTCTCACACACGACGGGCCTGCACATCCCCGTGGACGCGGGCGTGGCCGCCGCGTTCCTGCGCTGA
- a CDS encoding rhamnulokinase, which yields MAAGTTPVFVAVDIGASSGRVILGRLTDAGPELDTVHRFPNGAQFLGGALRWDVDALVAEVLVGLRRAGEAAARTGDTVMSIGIDTWAVDYGLVDDAGTLRHLPFSYRDERTAASIDVVHHAVPPGQLYARTGLQFLPFNTVYQLAAERSLQGVQALLIPDLLAYRLTGERRTEATNASTTGLLDAATGTWAEDLFAPLGLSPELFPPLVEPGTLIGRLLPAVASATGLPADTAVVAVGSHDTASAVAAVPADTPHFAYISSGTWSLVGVELDAPILTAESRTANFTNERGVDGTIRYLRNTGGLWLLQECLREWSVEGPEPDLAGLLAAAADLPPNGPIIDADSTDFLAPGSMPARIRRAAGAPPGGLPTREAVVRCILDSLAAAYARTLQDAVRLSGHRIDVIHVVGGGSQNALLCQLTADRTGLPVLAGPVEATALGNVLVQARAVGLLDGGPGSSGPPLAGIRAAARRSARTVRYEPAERPAATARVPSAT from the coding sequence ATGGCTGCCGGCACCACACCGGTGTTCGTGGCCGTCGACATCGGGGCGTCCTCCGGTCGGGTGATCCTCGGGAGGCTCACGGACGCCGGTCCGGAGCTCGACACCGTGCACCGCTTCCCCAACGGTGCGCAGTTCCTCGGCGGCGCCCTGCGGTGGGACGTCGACGCCCTGGTTGCGGAGGTGCTGGTGGGACTGCGCCGGGCAGGCGAGGCCGCGGCCCGGACGGGTGACACCGTCATGAGCATCGGCATCGACACCTGGGCCGTGGACTACGGGCTCGTCGACGACGCCGGGACGCTCCGGCACCTGCCCTTCAGCTACCGTGACGAACGCACCGCGGCGAGCATCGACGTCGTGCACCACGCCGTGCCACCCGGGCAGCTGTACGCGCGCACCGGGCTGCAGTTCCTGCCGTTCAACACGGTGTACCAGCTCGCCGCCGAGCGGTCGCTCCAGGGCGTCCAGGCGCTGCTCATCCCCGACCTGCTCGCGTACCGGCTGACCGGCGAGCGCCGCACCGAGGCGACGAACGCCTCCACCACGGGACTGCTCGACGCCGCCACCGGCACCTGGGCGGAGGACCTCTTCGCCCCGCTCGGCCTGTCACCGGAACTCTTCCCGCCGCTCGTCGAACCGGGCACGCTGATCGGCCGCCTGCTGCCGGCCGTCGCCTCGGCGACGGGCCTCCCGGCCGACACCGCCGTCGTCGCCGTCGGATCGCACGACACGGCCTCCGCCGTCGCCGCAGTTCCCGCGGACACCCCGCACTTCGCCTACATCTCCTCGGGCACGTGGTCGCTCGTCGGCGTCGAGCTCGACGCCCCCATCCTGACCGCGGAGAGCCGCACCGCGAACTTCACCAACGAACGCGGCGTGGACGGGACCATCCGCTACCTGCGCAACACCGGCGGCCTCTGGCTGCTGCAGGAGTGCCTGCGGGAATGGAGCGTCGAAGGGCCTGAACCCGATCTCGCGGGGCTGCTGGCTGCGGCCGCGGACCTGCCGCCCAACGGGCCGATCATCGATGCCGACAGCACCGACTTCCTGGCGCCGGGCTCCATGCCCGCGCGCATCCGCCGGGCCGCCGGGGCGCCGCCGGGTGGCCTGCCGACCCGGGAGGCCGTGGTCCGCTGCATCCTGGACAGCCTCGCCGCGGCCTACGCCCGCACACTGCAGGACGCCGTCCGGCTGTCAGGACACCGCATCGACGTCATCCACGTGGTGGGCGGAGGATCGCAGAACGCGCTGCTCTGCCAGTTGACCGCCGACCGCACGGGCCTGCCGGTGCTCGCGGGTCCGGTCGAGGCGACGGCGCTCGGCAACGTCCTCGTCCAGGCGCGGGCCGTCGGCCTGCTGGACGGCGGACCCGGATCGTCCGGCCCTCCCCTGGCCGGTATCCGCGCGGCCGCCCGCCGATCGGCCCGGACCGTCCGCTACGAGCCGGCGGAGCGCCCGGCCGCGACCGCGCGGGTTCCGTCAGCGACGTGA
- a CDS encoding DUF2256 and DUF3253 domain-containing protein, which yields MTPRGRAPAQGPGVPHDPKYCRSCGRRMEWRKKWERTWDSVLYCSDACRARKVRPIDAALEDWLLTRLRSVPRGQGIDPADAARALDGEGGSLLHEPARNAARRLVNRGLAEMVQRGAVVDPSTAKGPVTLRSRR from the coding sequence GTGACGCCGCGGGGGAGGGCGCCTGCGCAGGGTCCCGGTGTTCCGCACGACCCGAAGTACTGCAGGTCGTGCGGCCGCCGCATGGAGTGGCGGAAGAAGTGGGAGCGGACCTGGGACTCGGTGCTCTACTGCAGCGACGCCTGCCGGGCCCGCAAGGTGAGGCCGATCGACGCAGCCCTCGAGGACTGGCTCCTGACGCGCCTGCGGAGCGTGCCGCGCGGACAGGGCATCGATCCGGCGGACGCCGCACGGGCTCTCGACGGGGAGGGCGGGAGTCTTCTGCACGAGCCCGCCCGGAACGCTGCGCGCCGCCTCGTGAACCGTGGCCTCGCGGAGATGGTGCAGCGCGGCGCCGTCGTCGACCCGTCGACGGCTAAAGGGCCCGTAACCCTTCGCTCACGTCGCTGA
- a CDS encoding alpha/beta fold hydrolase, with product MSQASRQLPNTTSHATQGAPEKRRRPFRRTLKTTGIIALTALGLTLASTAANALLEQQEKSSTAPYGDLVEVAGGEVNVVRAGTKGAQPLVLLSGLGTIAPALDFAPLTRELDAYDVIVVEGFGYGYSDMSAPERTVKNISTEIHEALSSLDLEKPYVLAGHSISGFYTLDYANRYPSEVSAVVGIDPSVPTTQLEEHPAASGGINFIGVLSTIGVVRTAVSLAPGAVDPTGDDFTTDELERMRQMTIWNFGNAAVADESARVASNAAALQGVTYPENLPVLHFLASDNVATNPNWLESHKNQLKNVNHHEIVELNGPHNLQWTQSKAMAKKITEFLQDSATSQASPTPPAASTEVTQGN from the coding sequence ATGTCACAGGCCAGTCGTCAGCTCCCGAACACCACGAGCCACGCAACCCAAGGAGCACCCGAAAAACGCCGCCGGCCATTCCGGCGCACACTCAAGACCACCGGCATCATCGCTCTCACCGCACTGGGACTGACACTTGCGTCCACAGCGGCCAACGCGCTTCTGGAACAGCAGGAGAAGTCGAGTACTGCCCCATACGGTGACCTCGTGGAAGTCGCCGGCGGCGAGGTCAACGTCGTTCGGGCTGGCACCAAAGGTGCACAGCCCCTGGTCCTGCTCAGCGGCCTGGGCACGATCGCTCCGGCGCTGGACTTCGCCCCTTTAACCAGGGAACTCGATGCCTACGACGTCATCGTCGTCGAGGGCTTCGGATACGGCTACAGCGACATGAGCGCACCCGAACGGACCGTGAAGAACATCAGCACCGAGATCCATGAGGCCCTGTCCTCACTCGACCTCGAGAAGCCATACGTTTTGGCCGGACACTCGATCTCCGGCTTCTACACACTCGACTACGCCAACCGGTACCCGAGCGAAGTATCCGCGGTAGTGGGCATCGACCCCAGCGTGCCCACGACCCAGCTAGAGGAGCACCCCGCGGCTAGCGGCGGCATCAATTTCATCGGGGTACTGTCCACGATCGGCGTGGTCCGAACAGCGGTCTCGCTCGCTCCGGGGGCGGTGGACCCGACAGGCGACGACTTCACCACAGATGAATTGGAACGCATGCGCCAAATGACAATCTGGAACTTCGGCAACGCGGCAGTCGCCGACGAAAGCGCCCGAGTCGCCAGCAACGCCGCAGCACTCCAGGGAGTGACCTACCCGGAAAACCTGCCCGTTCTTCACTTCCTCGCCAGTGACAACGTGGCTACCAATCCCAACTGGCTCGAGTCGCACAAGAACCAGCTCAAGAACGTCAACCACCACGAAATCGTCGAGCTCAACGGCCCGCACAACCTGCAATGGACCCAATCGAAGGCCATGGCCAAGAAAATCACAGAATTCCTCCAGGACAGTGCCACATCTCAAGCGTCGCCCACACCCCCTGCTGCGTCGACCGAAGTAACCCAAGGGAACTAG
- a CDS encoding ABC transporter substrate-binding protein has translation MQHLASRRPSGAAARNTTKTFLSATAVLTALTLAGCGAGGGGEQSADDSEALTVLVEAGGKAELTGIAEKFTEETGTQVTFVELPYEGLYNRLNTEFSSGSTSFDVAALDAIWLPTFADAVTPLNDMFTDEVKADLFPALVEEAQVEENFVGLPVWTNSEILFYRTDLFEDPAEQSAFKDEYGYDLAPPTTWEQYEDVAQFFTRDTDGDGQTDLYGTDVKGAVETEWLATVSQSGAENMVLSPEGDVTVNDAEHLAALDFYVGLNNDLKVSPPGAAQIDWVGAQNLFYQGETAMMRFWAHAYPQTPEDSPVAGKIGAAPMIGGPGGVAGVPGPWYLSIPKTTEKQETANEFLQFAYDNNAMGIDSSLGLAARVSAFEEYEGKPGYEHFDALVETLSAEGTKPRPATENWQEIVDSALIPMLQKALEPGADNQQLLDDAKEQIEAITQ, from the coding sequence ATGCAGCACCTCGCCAGCCGGCGCCCGTCCGGCGCAGCAGCACGCAACACCACGAAGACTTTCCTGTCCGCAACAGCCGTCCTCACCGCCCTCACCCTCGCCGGGTGCGGGGCCGGCGGAGGCGGCGAACAGTCGGCGGACGACTCCGAAGCGCTGACGGTCCTGGTCGAAGCAGGTGGCAAGGCCGAACTCACCGGCATCGCCGAGAAGTTCACCGAGGAGACCGGGACCCAGGTCACCTTCGTGGAACTCCCGTACGAAGGTCTCTACAACCGTCTGAACACGGAATTCTCCTCCGGCAGCACCTCGTTCGACGTCGCAGCCCTGGACGCGATCTGGCTGCCGACGTTTGCCGATGCTGTGACACCGCTGAATGACATGTTCACGGACGAGGTGAAGGCAGACCTCTTCCCGGCGCTGGTCGAGGAGGCGCAGGTCGAGGAGAACTTCGTCGGCTTGCCGGTCTGGACGAACTCCGAAATCCTGTTCTACCGCACGGATCTGTTCGAGGACCCCGCCGAGCAGTCCGCGTTCAAGGACGAGTACGGCTACGACCTCGCGCCGCCCACCACCTGGGAGCAATATGAGGACGTCGCCCAGTTCTTCACCCGGGACACCGACGGTGACGGGCAGACCGACCTCTACGGCACGGATGTGAAGGGCGCCGTCGAGACCGAATGGCTGGCCACCGTGTCCCAGTCCGGCGCGGAGAACATGGTCCTCAGCCCGGAGGGTGACGTCACCGTCAACGACGCGGAGCACCTCGCGGCCCTCGACTTCTACGTGGGCCTCAACAACGACCTGAAGGTCTCCCCTCCCGGTGCCGCGCAGATCGACTGGGTCGGTGCGCAGAACCTCTTCTACCAGGGCGAGACCGCCATGATGCGCTTCTGGGCGCACGCCTACCCGCAGACCCCCGAGGACTCGCCGGTCGCAGGGAAGATCGGCGCGGCCCCGATGATCGGCGGACCGGGCGGGGTCGCCGGCGTCCCCGGCCCCTGGTACCTCTCCATCCCCAAGACGACGGAGAAGCAGGAGACCGCGAACGAGTTCCTGCAGTTCGCCTACGACAACAACGCCATGGGCATCGACTCGTCGCTGGGTCTGGCCGCCCGGGTCTCGGCGTTCGAGGAGTACGAGGGCAAGCCGGGCTACGAGCACTTCGACGCCCTGGTGGAGACTCTTTCGGCAGAGGGTACGAAGCCCCGTCCCGCCACCGAGAACTGGCAGGAGATCGTCGATTCGGCGCTCATCCCCATGCTGCAGAAGGCACTGGAGCCAGGCGCCGACAATCAGCAGCTGCTCGATGACGCCAAAGAGCAGATCGAAGCCATCACCCAGTAG
- a CDS encoding carbohydrate ABC transporter permease, translating to MMLPAVAFLAVFVGWPLVQFVRDSFYAIEPFGGGREFIGFANYSAALASDAFTGAAWRTLVYTVIVVSLEFTLGLAVALLFSALGDKSRIFRTIFMYPLMIAPVVAGLLWRFLLIDNFGILNELLRRVGILQTTDQIQWLSNPDIALFSVALPDIWLTTSFITLILFAGLQNVPGELLEAARIDGARYTTILSRIILPLLRPVIAVALIIRGIDAARAFDIILIQTNGGPQGSTETLSLLVYRTLVRFGDPGLASAMGTMYLLGMLLVAVVAVYAIWRPGSDRS from the coding sequence ATGATGCTGCCGGCCGTCGCGTTCCTGGCCGTGTTCGTCGGCTGGCCGCTAGTGCAGTTCGTCCGTGACAGCTTCTACGCCATCGAGCCCTTCGGGGGCGGGCGTGAGTTCATCGGCTTCGCGAACTACTCGGCGGCCCTGGCATCGGACGCGTTCACCGGGGCAGCCTGGCGGACACTCGTCTACACGGTCATCGTCGTATCCCTGGAATTCACGCTCGGCCTGGCGGTGGCGCTGCTGTTCTCCGCCCTGGGAGACAAGTCCCGGATCTTCAGGACCATCTTCATGTATCCGCTCATGATCGCGCCCGTGGTGGCCGGCCTGCTCTGGCGCTTCCTGCTCATCGACAACTTCGGCATCCTCAACGAGCTGCTGCGCCGCGTCGGGATCCTGCAGACCACCGATCAGATCCAGTGGCTCAGCAACCCCGATATCGCCCTGTTCTCCGTGGCGCTGCCGGACATCTGGTTGACCACCTCGTTCATCACCCTGATCCTCTTCGCGGGCCTGCAGAACGTCCCGGGCGAGTTGCTCGAGGCGGCCAGGATCGACGGCGCCCGCTACACCACCATCCTCTCCAGGATCATCCTGCCGCTGCTCCGCCCCGTGATCGCCGTCGCCCTGATCATCAGGGGGATCGACGCCGCACGGGCGTTCGACATCATCCTCATCCAGACCAACGGCGGACCGCAGGGCAGCACCGAGACCCTGTCCCTGCTCGTCTACCGGACCCTCGTACGCTTCGGCGATCCTGGCCTGGCCAGCGCGATGGGCACCATGTACCTGCTGGGCATGCTGCTGGTCGCCGTCGTCGCCGTCTATGCCATCTGGCGCCCAGGAAGTGATCGCTCATGA
- a CDS encoding carbohydrate ABC transporter permease, producing the protein MNGLVVRGKTARTILWVLLAAVTVLYGFPFVYLLLTSFKTPLETIAVPATVFGSEFTLENYVSALGREGVVASFINSTVTAVLSTVISLVLAVPAAYAITRYRTPGGQVFILVALVCRMVPAIVVGVPLVSLFRDLGIADTSFALAIAHTTLSLPLSIWLMTSFFDAVPDELDEAAKIDGCSRLGALRRVVLPVVSGGVAVTAIFAFLASWNEFLFSLLLTAVRAQTTPIVIANFQTQFGLDWGSMTALAALYSIPVVLLTLVLQRHIVAGLTLGAVKG; encoded by the coding sequence ATGAACGGCCTCGTCGTCCGGGGGAAGACCGCCCGCACCATCCTGTGGGTGTTGCTCGCAGCCGTCACCGTGCTCTACGGCTTCCCCTTCGTCTACCTGCTCCTCACCTCCTTCAAGACCCCGCTGGAGACCATCGCCGTGCCCGCGACCGTCTTCGGCTCGGAGTTCACGCTGGAGAACTACGTCTCGGCCCTCGGCCGGGAAGGCGTGGTCGCCTCCTTCATCAACAGCACGGTCACCGCCGTCCTCAGCACGGTCATCTCCCTCGTCCTCGCGGTCCCGGCCGCGTATGCCATCACCCGGTACCGGACCCCGGGCGGGCAGGTCTTCATCCTGGTCGCCCTGGTCTGCCGGATGGTGCCCGCGATCGTCGTCGGCGTCCCCCTGGTCTCGCTGTTCCGCGACCTCGGGATCGCCGACACGTCGTTCGCCCTCGCCATCGCGCACACCACGCTGTCCCTGCCGCTGTCGATCTGGCTCATGACGAGCTTCTTCGACGCGGTACCGGACGAGCTGGACGAAGCCGCGAAGATCGACGGCTGCAGCCGACTCGGGGCGCTCCGTCGGGTGGTCCTGCCGGTCGTCTCCGGTGGCGTCGCGGTGACGGCGATCTTCGCCTTCCTCGCCTCCTGGAACGAGTTCCTCTTCTCCCTGCTCCTCACCGCCGTCAGGGCCCAGACCACACCGATCGTCATCGCGAACTTCCAGACCCAATTCGGCCTGGACTGGGGGTCCATGACCGCGCTGGCCGCCCTGTACTCGATCCCGGTCGTCCTGCTCACCCTCGTCCTCCAGCGGCACATCGTCGCCGGCCTCACGCTCGGTGCGGTCAAAGGCTGA
- a CDS encoding LacI family DNA-binding transcriptional regulator — protein sequence MARKSVGIRDVAAAAGVSVTTVSHILNDTPHARASDETRRKVRDAAAALGYGPNRMAQGLRTQRSAMIGLLSEDIATTPHAGMIIKGAEETARQHDYTLVIINTDKDADTQSKRRDVDALLERQVDGILYATMYHRTVSLPPRLFEIPAVLIDSTDKTGLVPCTIPDEQGGAQTAVTALLDAGHRSIGFVNNTDDVPATHGRLQGYREALQGAGIAYDPGLVAARESEAAGGYAAAMELLSRNGRPTALFCYNDRMAMGAYRAASELGLSIPGQLSVIGFDNQKLIAEGLFPGLTTVALPHYEMGAWAVQTLIRLIEGHDEEKLLADKPTILSCPLVRRDSVAPPYGSTPAGADAAPTD from the coding sequence ATGGCACGGAAATCGGTCGGCATTAGGGACGTTGCAGCCGCGGCGGGAGTCTCGGTGACCACGGTGTCCCACATCCTGAACGACACACCCCATGCACGAGCCAGCGACGAAACACGCAGGAAAGTCAGGGACGCAGCGGCTGCCCTCGGGTACGGGCCGAACCGGATGGCCCAGGGCCTGCGAACCCAGCGCTCCGCGATGATCGGCCTGCTGAGCGAAGACATCGCCACCACCCCGCACGCCGGCATGATCATCAAGGGCGCCGAGGAGACGGCACGACAGCACGACTACACCCTGGTCATCATCAACACCGACAAGGACGCCGACACGCAGTCGAAGCGGCGCGACGTCGATGCGCTGCTCGAACGGCAGGTGGACGGCATCCTCTACGCGACCATGTACCACCGGACGGTGTCCCTGCCTCCACGGCTCTTCGAGATCCCGGCCGTCCTCATCGACTCCACGGACAAGACCGGACTGGTCCCCTGCACCATCCCCGACGAGCAGGGCGGCGCACAGACAGCTGTGACAGCGCTCCTGGACGCCGGCCACCGATCCATCGGATTCGTGAACAACACCGACGACGTCCCCGCCACCCATGGGCGCCTGCAGGGGTACCGGGAGGCACTGCAGGGAGCAGGCATCGCCTATGATCCGGGCCTCGTCGCGGCGCGGGAGTCCGAGGCAGCAGGCGGGTATGCGGCGGCGATGGAACTGCTGTCCCGGAATGGCCGTCCGACAGCCCTGTTCTGCTACAACGACCGAATGGCAATGGGCGCCTACCGGGCCGCCAGCGAGCTCGGGCTCAGCATTCCCGGCCAGCTGTCTGTCATCGGGTTCGACAATCAGAAGCTGATCGCCGAAGGGCTGTTCCCCGGCCTCACCACCGTGGCACTGCCCCACTACGAGATGGGCGCCTGGGCAGTCCAGACACTCATCAGACTCATTGAAGGCCACGACGAGGAAAAACTCCTCGCCGACAAACCCACCATCCTTTCCTGCCCGCTCGTCCGGCGCGACTCCGTCGCACCGCCCTATGGCTCAACTCCGGCCGGCGCCGACGCCGCGCCGACCGACTAG